One segment of Polypterus senegalus isolate Bchr_013 chromosome 8, ASM1683550v1, whole genome shotgun sequence DNA contains the following:
- the LOC120533204 gene encoding zona pellucida sperm-binding protein 3-like isoform X3, protein MWCKDKDQIAVVLLFFFFCDAFSQPRFKGQKQIAKHQKPAVMHYVEPRAGAPQTVTAQCTESKVIITISPDLLGIQKLVQPSDLSMGGCGVTSPAGDQPFVIEAPLQGCGSTVEMLGAVIAYTFTLDYNPSPVDGLPIVRTNPAVVHIECQYNRLHNVSSNALNPTWVPYTSTISAEDILGFSLVIMSSDWSGSSPSNTFFLGDLLNLQASVDSTNHEPLRVFVDSCVATPGSNASAPAYTFIGNNGCFLDSKLTGSNSQFMSPRVAQSVMQFQLDAFRFYGLTTSSIFITCHLKVTLVSANVDPLNKDCSYNSALSQWSSVDGDNAVCSCCDTSCANPPPFRRGSGAPKHRPRRASEVSAPAGWKETISVGPVFLEHVAPLSSVSQSLSLQQDEVSAGLQFQDTILGSVVGVLAVSCVAVLFFVYRKAKGSVNTKQ, encoded by the exons atgtGGTGTAAAGACAAGGATCAGATTGCCGTGgtattgctgttctttttcttctgcGATGCATTTTCTCAGCCCCGTTTCAAAGGACAGAAGCAAATCGCAAAACACCAGAAGCCCGCGGTCATGCATTATGTTGAGCCGAGAGCTGGCGCTCCGCAGACCGTAACCGCTCAGTGCACCGAAAGTAAGGTGATCATCACCATCAGTCCGGACTTGTTGGGCATCCAAAAGCTGGTGCAGCCTTCTGATCTTTCCATGGGTGGATGTGGCGTCACCAGTCCGGCCGGTGATCAGCCCTTCGTGATTGAAGCGCCTCTGCAGGGCTGTGGGAGCACCGTGGAG ATGCTGGGAGCTGTAATTGCCTACACCTTCACCCTTGACTACAATCCTTCTCCAGTTGATGGTCTTCCCATTGTAAGAACAAATCCAGCTGTGGTGCACATTGAATGCCAATACAACAG GCTACACAATGTAAGCAGCAATGCCTTAAACCCCACTTGGGTTCCCTACACCTCCACGATATCTGCTGAGGATATTCTGGGCTTCTCGCTTGTTATAATGAGCA GTGACTGGAGTGGGTCGAGTCCATCCAACACATTCTTCCTAGGAGACCTCCTTAACCTTCAAGCGTCTGTGGACAGCACTAACCACGAGCCTCTCCGTGTCTTTGTGGACAGCTGTGTGGCTACGCCAGGGTCCAATGCATCTGCCCCGGCCTACACCTTCATTGGGAATAATGG GTGTTTCTTAGACAGCAAACTGACAGGCTCCAATTCCCAGTTCATGTCCCCCAGAGTTGCCCAGTCTGTAATGCAGTTTCAGCTGGATGCCTTCAGGTTTTATGGTCTGACTACTAGTTCA ATCTTCATTACCTGCCATCTGAAGGTGACCTTGGTGTCTGCTAATGTTGATCCTTTGAATAAGGATTGTTCATACAACTCTGCACTGAGCCA GTGGAGCTCAGTGGATGGGGACAATGCTGTCTGTAGCTGCTGTGACACAAGCTGTGCCAACCCCCCTCCCTTCAGGAGGGGCTCTGGTGCCCCTAAACACAGACCCAGGAGAGCAA GTGAAGTGAGTGCACCAGCTGGCTGGAAGGAGACAATTTCTGTTGGCCCTGTTTTTCTGGAGCATGTCGCTCCTTTGTCTTCTGTATCTCAGTCCCTGTCTCTTCAGCAAGATGAAGTCTCTGCAG GCTTACAATTCCAAGATACCATCCTTGGTTCTGTTGTAGGTGTCCTGGCTGTCTCGTGTGTGGCTGTACTATTCTTTGTCTACAGAAAAGCAAAGGGCTCTGTTAATACTAAGCAATAA